GTCTTGCATTCAAAATCTCACTAAAAGTATTAGTATGAAAATATCTGTTaagtttgcaaaaataaaagtaggcccatttcagaatatcAACTGAAtcttaattattgatgcattagcATGTATACTAGTGTTGTCACACTACCACAGGGAAAGATGTACTCAACATTGAGGgctcactttaatgttgcagctggtattTGTAGAACTTATTTCAACGAGGACTACAAAATATAGCCTACTGGTTTAGCTTATAGGTTAATTCATAAATTGTGATATTAATCAACTTAGTCTTTAAATAAATTTAGTGTAATACAATAGTTCCTTCTGAAATGTAGTTTAGTAGTATACAAAGTGCATtattaaatggaaatactccAGTAACGGTCTTCTTTTATACTGTTggaaaaataactatttcaaCAGGACTGTGACCTTACATATCACAGGGTGTTGACCTGTTATGGTCTGAAGGTCTTGCTGGCGCCCCTTCGCAAACACAATGGAGGTCTGTTTCTGGAGAAGATAATAAACTGCTTTGGGCAGTTTCAGACCACATCCCCTCTGAGGCTTTCAGATATGGATCTTGGAGCAGCAACTTAGAAATATGACTTGTGCGTGATTTCAACTCTGCTCAGCTCCATAGACTTAAAGTGCCCTCATGGTCACATTTCAAACtccacaaacatttaaaaaaaaaagtaaaccaaCACGTTCGGCAGTCTTTCTTCACGTTCTCTGATTCAACAATTAAGGGGGGGGGTGGTGGAAGAAACACAGCCCCAGCAGCCATGACGGAATGAGGAGCCATGACGGAAACAGGACGAAACGAACGAGTGAATACGAACCAAATGTTgactcttctcttctcttgcTCACTGTAAGCACCGTTTTCCCACGTGGCGTCTTTACGCGTAAACTAAGACTGAACATCTCTGTTGCAGAGAAACAGGGGGACCATACGGAGCTTTTACAGGAAGTGACGAAGGAAGATCTGCGCggggttttcaaaataagagtcgCTAGAAACGGAGCGTCAGTGTTTAGAACGGAGTTTGTACAGAAACGCATTGTACGATTACACACTGTTTTATATAGCACTTTATACATctattaaaacaaatcaaaatcagGGCTGTCTTATTATTAAGTAACCATTTTTCATGAAACCATGTTACAAAATTAAATTCGGGCTATTCACTtcataatttattaaaaatgctTCCCAGCAAAAGGTCCAAATCTTTATATAAATCGCATCCTCCTCCAGCACAAATAACATACATTTCTATATCATTTTAACAACATTCGTCAATTTTTAAACTATGATACTGttaacacaaagacacattaaccaTATGGATATGCATATGGTAAAACAAATATCTATATCTTTacaagcacaaagaaaaaaaaaggcgcaCATTTCAATTATAGGAGAACAATACAATATCTTCTGtataaaataagtaaaagtgCCACTTTAAGAAAAAGGGAAAGCAGAGCTTTAAAGTAACCTTTTCTCTTGGCTTTAATGTTCATGGACGAGAAAGCTGAACCAATCAAGCACCGTCAGtcagaaaagaacaaaacaatgcTTTGTAAACATTATTAGCCTCTTTATTCTCATCGTTTATCAGACATTGGTCACAGGTCCAGATATACTGGGATGTAACCATCACTCACAGTCCACCATTAGGTAAAGCCcacacaaaatgaatgaattcaacAGAAGAGGCATTCCTAATTAATGTAGATATTTCCTTCCTTTGTAGAAAATGAACTCAAACTGAGAAGGCTATTCCTGTACAtttcaggacacacacacacttttttagCCAATTACTCCATAAGGAAacttaaatatttaattcaacCACAtcaaatgagaaaacaaaaaacacaaacatccaACAAATTAGGTTTGAATTAGCGTTAGCATTAGATGCCAAGGACAAGTTGACAGCTTTCAATATACATTTTATGTCCAGtaaattatttatatgtttgtttgggtggggggggggggggttctttattctctttgtgTCAGTGCAGCCTACAGCGTTGTGCTCGTTGGGGTCCGTTCAGAAGGCTCTGAAAAGCTGGTTTGGCATGTAACCCAGGTGGAGGAAGGAAGATTGGGCTTCTCTCTCGAGGATCGCCAGCTCCTGGACCGTCGGGGCCAGAACATCCACGTGACCCTTGTAGTTGCCGCCTTAGTAAGAGCAACAGGTTTGTTGGTCAAGCTCAACATGCAAGCAGGGAATTAACAGCTAATCCATGTAGTTATAGATATTTTGATGACCCAAATATGTAGTGGAAAATGTATGACTATTCACTACAATATGCTTGTACACGGTGGTCACTGTACACACATACCTCCCAAAGCCTTGCGCTGACCATAGGTGACCTTTCCATCGAAATCATCAAGGGGTACTTTGATGTCTGGCTCACACTGGGTGATGGTGCACTTTAGATGCTCCTCAATATCCGACAGGAGCTGTGGTGAGAGGGAAGGGAATGAAAAGGATACAAGTAGAACTGTTTTATGTCATAATGCGTTAAgttcaaatgtgtgtgcgtgcttgagCTTTCAGCGCCTTCCCAAAATGAAGCGCTGCTCACAAGGGCTTCTCTTGGAGTGCATTAGATCTCACATCAGACGCACCCTTTCAAACCCAGGGGTGCCGTTTCTGTCGAGATGACGAACGCATCCGTTTCCCGTCAAATCACTTCAGCTGAATCGGGTGGCATTTCAAAACAGAAAACCTTACTTGCTGCATGAGCTTCATTAAGTTTGTTAAGTTAACTTTGCTTACCTCTTTCTCGTTGTACCAGATGGTGCAACCTCCATCGTCCTTCAGCCGGGTGTTGTAGCAGCCCCTGCCTCGGTTCGGACAAACGTGGTACCACACCTGCTcaaatagaaacatttaaaatttgaactatttttttttttttaaactgcgcAAAATTAATTATCAGCATTTTTCTATAATCCACCcaaccttctccttctccatagCAACCAAGGAGATGGCCAGTCCCATTCTGCGGGTTAAAATGAGATGATTTTTAAGTCTTTCAGTTGAATCATATTGTGATGAAGATCTTACAAACATAATCATGTGGTGATGcaagaaaatacaaatgtaacacaacacacaaacttTTATTTTCAAGTAAATTCATGCTTACCTCTCGGCTCTTCCAACTCTGCCAATACGATGGACGTAGTTCTGCTTCTCATCTGGCAGGGTGACGTTAAtcactggaagaaaaaaaaaaaagagaaaaggaagagtggacttgtagatacaaaaaaagagcagcgcaatattttgtaataaacaaATTGGAAATCAAATATATTCACCATAAGGAACTCCGTGGACGTCGATTCCTCTGGCAGCTACGTCTGTGCAGACCAAGAGCTTCACTTCTTTTTTCTGAGCACACAAGAAAAGAAGATCAAACTTCGCCGGACAGGTTATAATTCGGAAAAAAAAGGGTAATTAATAAGTTTATGTCTTTTTACCTTGAAGCGCTCCAGGTTAGTTTTCCTCTCGTTTGGCTTACGATCACcatggagacagacacaggAGAGCTGGTGGGATTTACTGTCTGGACCTAAGAAATAGATCAATACTACTTTGTCATGGGGTCAAACATGGAATGGAAGTGCGTATGCACTTGTAAATGTCGGTTAGTAAAGACCATTACCTCCTCCTTGCTGAATGAAGTACTGTTCCATGTTGTCACAGTCGATCTTGGTGCGGCAGAAGATTATGGCCTGGTCCATCTTGTGCTCTTTGATGGCCCTCACCGTGTACTCGCCCTTGAGCAGCTTGATGGCTTCTGACcacatttctaaaaatgtacACATAAAGGGGAATGactatattatatttatgtgttgaaTATTGATACATGGGACTATGTTAAACACATCACACTAGAGGGATGAAGTAAAATGGTCCAAACGGTGTGTTCCGTTCTGCTCTTACCTGCAGAATTGGCTCCTGCTCTGGTGTTATCTTTGGCATGGACTTCATCAGTCTATCCAAAACCAatcaaaaaaggagaaaagctTTGTCAACACATTTATCTAAAAAATAGAGAGCCATAACCACATGCAACCCCACTTCATTACACGTCTTTGGGCCAAGACGAGGGACTCACCCGGACGTGGTTCTTGCCGAGGCGCTCCCACAGGCGATCGTTCTTAGGATTTACTGGCACTACCACGTGGTGGACACTCTCGGGGACGGAGTCCTCCCCCTTCAGGTCCACCCAGGTGGGAAAGTGCATGATACGCTCGGACAGCTTCTTCACGTCAAACGAATGCAGCGTGGCTGAGCAAACAATCACCTGGAAGAAAAGACATTGACTGATGCATATGGACACAACTTACATTTAGAAAGGACTTCCCCCTATCGTACGCCAATAACATATTCTATCTTGCACCGCGGCCGCTTTGACTTTCATCTAAAGGGTGTCGTTTAGTGCCTACATTACTGTTTAAAGTTGTCGTCACTGAAATGCTTATTGTCACACACGCAGTTTACCTGCAGTCTTTTGCCGTCAGAAGTGACCTGAGGGATTTGGTTATGGATCCTGTTGATGAAGTCTGTGTAGCCTGCGGAAAGTAAGCCGTCCTAAGGGACACAGAGAACAGAGACAAATGGTGAGTGACTTCAGGGATTCTTATGGAAAGCAACCATTCAAAAGAGTACACGTAGTTTGTAGGCTGTGACAATTCAATGGCTTCTGATGTGACAGGAAACGCTCTTTGATGTGTTGTACATACACACTCATCCAGGACTAGAAAGCGGACTTGGGACAGACTGAGCTTCCCAGTAGATATGAGGTCGTCCAGTCTTCCTGGTGTTCCCACCACAATGTCAATCTAATTATAAGATGACACAAAAAAAgcagaagacagaagaggagaaataaaaaaataaaatggatgtCCGTTAGTTAAAATAATTTcaactctgtgtttttttattttttaaagtacaatacatgtttgtttgaaGGCAGTTGATGTCACCAACCCCCTGTTCCAGAGCAGCCAGCTGATCTTTGGCAGGCACACCACCAATCACCAGCAGGTTCCTGTAGGGACAAATTTACCAACGTCAACGTTTAAGATTAAGCACTGGCTCCATCTGCTGGTATAAAACAAGAAATACGAGGTAATCTCGGCATGCAATGTTTACCACTGTTGAACATATTTGGATGTGGCTCTGTACCCAACCAGGCATTTTCTGCACAATTCATGGTTTTTACAATATTCATGCCGACCCAGCTTACCTGAGTTTGGGGTTATCCACATATTTCCCACACTGCTTGACATTGTTGAGGGTTTGTTCTGCCAATTCTTTCGATGGCTCCAGGATCAGGGCTTTGGGTGCGTTGGATGATGCTTTCGCCTGACTCACTTTGGCACTGcctgcacaaacacagagcaaaGACAGGTTATTAAAGATTGTAATACACCTGTGACACTTTCTtagtgtgtaggtgtgtcagCAATGGTATACATTGCACTTAAGTAGCTTGTTTAAAAGAACTAATGCATTACCTGGTCCAACATAAAAGTATCTTTGGTTCTATGTAAGTGAATGATGTCCAtgatgtttagtttattttcttaCTGCACCTGAAATTAGGTTGCATCACACACCTGCTTGAGAAGATTTGACCGTGTGGCCCTCTGGTGCCTGGTTCAAGGCAATGAACCCACTCTTAGGGGCATTTTTAAAGTCTTCTCCTCCGAAGTTGAACTTCAGCTCTGCATTCTGGCAAACAGATGAGGAAACGAACCATTTGTATGGTGCAAATCTGACacccgtttgtttgttttgtaccattATTTTTGATGTGGTACCTTGAGCACACAGGAGGCAAAGAAGGGCTGACTCTGCACAGGTTGAGGGATCTCAAAAGCCACACCC
The nucleotide sequence above comes from Cyclopterus lumpus isolate fCycLum1 chromosome 24, fCycLum1.pri, whole genome shotgun sequence. Encoded proteins:
- the ddx1 gene encoding ATP-dependent RNA helicase DDX1, whose translation is MAAFSEMGVMPEIAQAVEELGWLLPTDIQAESIPLILGGGDVLMAAETGSGKTGAFSIPVIQVVYETLKDQQEGKRGRPSVKTGGAIFNNWQMNPYDRSTAFAIGPDGLCCQSREFKEWHGCRTTKGVTKGKYYYEVACHDQGLCRIGWSTSQAALDLGTDKYGFGFGGTGKKSNNKQFDSYGEEFTMHDTIGCYLDVDKGQISFSKNGNDLGVAFEIPQPVQSQPFFASCVLKNAELKFNFGGEDFKNAPKSGFIALNQAPEGHTVKSSQAGSAKVSQAKASSNAPKALILEPSKELAEQTLNNVKQCGKYVDNPKLRNLLVIGGVPAKDQLAALEQGIDIVVGTPGRLDDLISTGKLSLSQVRFLVLDECDGLLSAGYTDFINRIHNQIPQVTSDGKRLQVIVCSATLHSFDVKKLSERIMHFPTWVDLKGEDSVPESVHHVVVPVNPKNDRLWERLGKNHVRTDEVHAKDNTRAGANSAEMWSEAIKLLKGEYTVRAIKEHKMDQAIIFCRTKIDCDNMEQYFIQQGGGPDSKSHQLSCVCLHGDRKPNERKTNLERFKKKEVKLLVCTDVAARGIDVHGVPYVINVTLPDEKQNYVHRIGRVGRAERMGLAISLVAMEKEKVWYHVCPNRGRGCYNTRLKDDGGCTIWYNEKELLSDIEEHLKCTITQCEPDIKVPLDDFDGKVTYGQRKALGGGNYKGHVDVLAPTVQELAILEREAQSSFLHLGYMPNQLFRAF